The Acinetobacter pittii genome contains a region encoding:
- a CDS encoding lysophospholipid acyltransferase family protein gives MTKLDVKSMNYYLLKTFSRQPIQFGRFIARMLAGLVNTLKITRTSKSIELNLQIALPHLTPQQRIDITQQAIRNELTSYFEFLSIWGSSNSKNISRIHHIEGEHYFHEALAEKKGVVLIVPHFGTWEIMNAWCAQFTSMTILYKPVKNEDADRFVREARSREQANLVPTDETGVRQIFKALKQGETTVILPDHTPNVGGDMINYFGVPLASSNLSAKLIQKTKAKALFLYAIRNEHDGFTMHIEPMDEKIYEGSADDGTFVIHQAIEQLIQHYPEHYHWSYKRFKANPALDNIYNLDPDEALQIIAKLKAEASQIPVKPSTLETSSV, from the coding sequence ATGACCAAACTAGATGTAAAAAGCATGAACTATTACTTACTCAAAACTTTTAGCCGTCAACCCATTCAATTTGGACGTTTTATTGCCCGTATGTTGGCAGGGTTAGTCAATACTTTAAAAATTACTAGAACATCAAAAAGTATAGAACTTAACTTACAAATTGCACTTCCCCACTTAACACCACAGCAACGAATAGATATTACACAACAAGCTATTCGTAACGAGTTAACCTCATACTTCGAGTTTTTAAGTATTTGGGGCTCATCAAATAGTAAGAATATTTCAAGAATTCACCATATTGAGGGTGAACATTACTTTCATGAAGCACTGGCAGAAAAAAAAGGTGTGGTTTTGATTGTTCCACATTTTGGTACCTGGGAAATCATGAATGCTTGGTGTGCCCAGTTCACTTCCATGACTATTTTATACAAGCCTGTAAAAAATGAAGATGCAGACCGTTTTGTTCGCGAAGCACGTAGTCGTGAACAAGCCAACTTGGTACCTACCGATGAGACGGGTGTTCGACAAATTTTTAAAGCACTAAAACAAGGCGAAACCACGGTAATTTTACCCGACCATACACCTAATGTTGGTGGGGATATGATCAATTATTTTGGTGTACCACTTGCTTCAAGTAATTTAAGTGCCAAGCTCATCCAAAAAACAAAAGCCAAAGCATTATTTCTTTATGCGATTCGTAATGAACACGACGGTTTTACGATGCATATTGAGCCTATGGATGAGAAGATTTACGAAGGTAGTGCCGATGATGGAACCTTTGTTATTCATCAAGCCATTGAACAACTGATCCAGCATTATCCTGAACACTATCACTGGAGTTATAAACGTTTTAAAGCGAACCCTGCTTTAGATAATATTTATAATCTTGATCCAGATGAAGCACTACAAATCATTGCCAAGCTTAAAGCCGAGGCTTCACAAATTCCGGTGAAGCCAAGTACGCTCGAAACGTCGAGTGTATAA
- the cxpE gene encoding chloramphenicol efflux transporter CxpE: MQDRILRRIFLLAGIVLLVWVLYLLKPVVIPFIGAFFLAYLFSPLVDVLVKMKLPRWLAISMVFVGIGVTLTIALWYLVPLIWKQLVYARDSIPAGIHWINATFLPWVSSTFNVQQMEIDTEQLSKAVMEYVQTNYSADSIQAVLLKLAQSGLNFIQIGGTVVLIPIIAFYFLLDWERMLQNLRRLIPRPYEATTLQIVGECHSVLGAFVKGQFLVMLLLGVVYAVGLQLIGLEVGLIIGMVAGLASIIPYLGFAVGIIAAIIASLFQFGLDWMHLLLVGVVFMIGQAVEGYILQPFLLGDKIGLSPVAVVFAVLAGAQLAGFLGMLIALPVAAVIVVLLKHLRENYERSSLYAPPSTLVIQHGDIEQIHVQTESTKLDLEVKTQQDTDELKSPNQK, from the coding sequence ATGCAAGATCGTATACTGCGCCGTATTTTTTTACTCGCAGGTATTGTATTGCTGGTATGGGTGTTGTACTTACTCAAGCCTGTAGTCATTCCTTTTATCGGTGCTTTTTTCCTCGCTTATTTATTCAGTCCACTTGTTGATGTGCTGGTAAAAATGAAATTGCCTCGTTGGTTGGCAATTAGCATGGTATTTGTCGGAATAGGTGTAACCTTAACTATTGCACTCTGGTATTTAGTTCCACTGATTTGGAAACAATTAGTTTATGCACGAGATAGTATTCCAGCAGGCATTCACTGGATTAATGCTACTTTTTTACCTTGGGTATCTTCGACATTTAATGTCCAGCAAATGGAAATTGACACCGAGCAGTTGTCCAAAGCTGTGATGGAATATGTCCAAACAAACTATAGTGCAGACAGCATTCAGGCAGTGTTATTAAAATTGGCTCAATCGGGTTTGAATTTTATTCAAATTGGTGGGACAGTTGTTTTAATTCCTATTATTGCTTTCTATTTCTTGCTGGATTGGGAACGTATGTTACAAAACTTACGTCGTCTCATTCCGCGTCCATATGAAGCAACTACTTTACAGATCGTTGGCGAATGCCATAGTGTTTTAGGTGCATTTGTTAAAGGTCAGTTTCTGGTCATGCTATTGCTTGGCGTAGTTTATGCAGTTGGTTTGCAACTCATTGGTTTGGAAGTTGGTCTTATTATTGGTATGGTGGCTGGGCTTGCTAGTATTATTCCTTATTTAGGATTTGCCGTAGGTATTATTGCCGCTATTATTGCCAGCTTGTTCCAGTTCGGATTGGATTGGATGCATCTATTACTGGTTGGTGTAGTTTTTATGATTGGCCAAGCGGTAGAAGGCTATATTCTACAGCCATTCCTACTGGGTGATAAAATTGGCCTATCTCCTGTCGCAGTTGTTTTTGCAGTATTGGCAGGTGCACAGCTTGCAGGCTTCTTGGGGATGTTAATTGCATTGCCTGTTGCTGCGGTTATTGTAGTGTTGTTGAAGCATTTAAGAGAGAATTATGAAAGAAGCTCACTTTATGCTCCACCTTCTACATTAGTGATACAACATGGCGATATCGAGCAAATTCATGTACAAACTGAGAGCACTAAGCTTGATCTTGAAGTTAAAACACAGCAAGATACAGATGAACTGAAATCCCCTAACCAGAAATAA
- the purN gene encoding phosphoribosylglycinamide formyltransferase, with product MIKIAVLVSGNGSNLQALIDANLSGQIVGVLSNKADAYALERAQKANIATAVISHKDFPTREVFDEAMHQQLLAWEVDVVILAGFMRILTPTFVNKWQGKMLNIHPSLLPAYKGVNTHQRVLNTGDRLHGCTVHFVTAELDSGQSIAQSAISVKEHDTAASLADRVHTLEHFIYPQVAEWLCNGQLTWKDGQAYFRNQVLKDPIRFASW from the coding sequence ATGATAAAAATTGCTGTTCTAGTCTCTGGGAACGGCAGTAATTTACAAGCCTTGATAGATGCAAATCTATCAGGGCAAATTGTAGGTGTACTGTCTAATAAAGCAGATGCTTATGCCTTAGAGCGCGCTCAAAAAGCTAATATTGCTACCGCTGTTATCTCCCATAAAGACTTTCCAACTCGTGAAGTGTTTGATGAAGCAATGCATCAGCAACTCTTAGCTTGGGAAGTAGATGTAGTTATTTTAGCTGGCTTCATGCGTATCTTAACGCCAACCTTTGTCAACAAATGGCAAGGGAAAATGCTGAATATACATCCCTCGCTTCTTCCAGCTTACAAAGGTGTGAATACGCATCAACGTGTTTTAAACACAGGTGATCGTTTACATGGTTGTACCGTGCACTTTGTAACTGCTGAACTGGATTCTGGTCAATCTATAGCCCAATCAGCTATATCAGTTAAAGAACATGATACTGCTGCTTCATTAGCAGATCGAGTACATACACTTGAGCATTTTATTTATCCTCAAGTTGCAGAATGGTTGTGTAACGGTCAACTTACTTGGAAAGATGGGCAAGCCTATTTCCGTAATCAAGTTCTAAAAGATCCTATTCGTTTTGCAAGTTGGTAA
- the hda gene encoding DnaA regulatory inactivator Hda, with the protein MRQLQLDIEPQLDARISDFSGPGWGHVVDAVRQLHAGLVSRFYIYGGAGTGKSHLLSAICDSYLELGKSAIKVSLLELLDAPIEAITSLEHYDLVALDDIESISGVPHWQKAVFHLMNNHEGQLVFSSRVAPIELKLELPDLQSRLTQAVSVKVPSGSLYADRYALVTSVMARRGIHFDQQIVDYLLLHGPHQASLLLQTVAQLEKLLKGEKTKLSNATLRQIYALIDEYQQ; encoded by the coding sequence ATGCGTCAACTCCAACTGGATATAGAACCTCAACTTGATGCCCGAATCAGTGATTTTTCGGGACCGGGTTGGGGGCATGTAGTCGATGCTGTGCGTCAATTACATGCTGGTCTGGTGAGTAGGTTTTACATCTATGGTGGAGCTGGGACGGGGAAGAGTCATTTACTTTCTGCAATTTGTGATTCTTATTTAGAACTAGGCAAATCTGCGATTAAAGTCTCTTTACTGGAACTGCTTGATGCACCTATTGAGGCAATTACGTCTCTAGAACATTATGATCTTGTTGCTTTGGATGATATTGAATCAATTAGTGGCGTACCTCACTGGCAAAAAGCTGTTTTTCATTTAATGAATAATCACGAAGGACAACTGGTATTCTCTTCGCGTGTAGCACCGATCGAATTAAAGCTTGAATTGCCAGACTTACAGTCACGACTTACACAGGCCGTTAGTGTAAAAGTGCCGAGTGGAAGTTTATATGCAGACCGCTATGCCTTGGTGACATCTGTAATGGCTAGACGTGGTATCCACTTTGATCAGCAAATTGTTGATTACTTATTATTACATGGTCCTCACCAAGCATCTCTTTTACTGCAAACTGTTGCTCAGTTAGAAAAACTACTCAAAGGTGAAAAAACAAAACTTTCTAATGCGACTTTAAGACAAATTTACGCTTTGATTGATGAATATCAACAGTAG
- a CDS encoding alpha/beta fold hydrolase: MSMKPVIHFAHANGVPSMVYQKLFDQLKDEYDVIYVPLIGPDKRYPVTNHWPALVDQVIDSIVRQAKGRKVIGLGHSLGSVLTLMASFRRPELFSQVIMLDPPLILGRYSFAFHMAKLFRPKLVDAMTPAGLSARRREHWESREQAAELLRPKGFYKDFDEDCFQAYIDYALKEDSVRGGVTLTISREDEVAIFRKNPSWWWLPMPKTKMPVHLVVGKESAFLKRGFPQMAKRKMGIPFTVVEGGHMFPLEHPIDTVNSIKKLIHQQLN, from the coding sequence ATGTCAATGAAACCGGTTATACACTTTGCGCATGCCAATGGTGTGCCATCTATGGTGTATCAAAAATTGTTTGATCAATTAAAAGATGAGTATGACGTAATTTATGTTCCACTCATTGGTCCTGACAAACGTTATCCTGTGACGAATCATTGGCCTGCTTTGGTTGATCAAGTTATTGATAGTATTGTGCGTCAGGCGAAAGGACGTAAAGTCATCGGATTAGGCCATTCTCTTGGTTCGGTTTTAACATTGATGGCCTCTTTTCGACGTCCTGAACTTTTCTCTCAAGTCATTATGTTAGATCCGCCTCTTATTTTAGGACGATATTCATTTGCTTTTCATATGGCAAAATTATTTCGTCCTAAATTAGTTGATGCGATGACACCGGCGGGCTTATCTGCACGTCGTCGTGAACATTGGGAATCAAGAGAACAGGCTGCTGAATTATTACGTCCCAAAGGTTTCTATAAAGATTTTGATGAAGATTGTTTCCAAGCTTATATTGATTATGCTTTAAAAGAAGATTCGGTTCGCGGTGGAGTAACTTTAACCATTTCCCGTGAAGATGAAGTGGCAATTTTCCGTAAAAATCCTTCTTGGTGGTGGTTACCTATGCCAAAAACTAAGATGCCTGTGCATTTAGTTGTGGGCAAAGAAAGTGCTTTTTTAAAAAGAGGCTTTCCTCAAATGGCAAAGCGGAAAATGGGCATCCCATTTACTGTGGTTGAAGGAGGGCATATGTTTCCACTAGAGCATCCTATTGACACAGTAAACTCTATAAAGAAATTGATTCATCAACAGCTAAATTAA
- the lolD gene encoding lipoprotein-releasing ABC transporter ATP-binding protein LolD yields the protein MSKIVLEAKEIYKHFDDGKSKVEVIKGLSLQVEAGQFVSIVGASGSGKSTLLHVLGGLEQPTQGQVFLNGQRFDNLGEAERGFQRNQYLGFVYQFHHLLPEFSALENVAMPLMLRADSQFKSVKAQAEYLLDRVGLSHRMDHKPGELSGGERQRVALARALVTKPAVVLADEPTGNLDRKTALGIFELLTDLKKELNMAMLIVTHDEHLAQAADSILHMQDGLWVSGS from the coding sequence AGTTGAAGTCATTAAAGGTCTTTCTTTACAAGTTGAAGCAGGGCAGTTTGTTTCGATTGTCGGTGCGAGTGGTTCAGGTAAAAGTACTTTGCTTCATGTGCTAGGTGGTTTAGAGCAGCCAACTCAAGGGCAAGTATTTTTAAATGGTCAGCGTTTTGATAATTTAGGTGAAGCTGAACGTGGTTTTCAGCGTAACCAATACCTCGGTTTTGTTTATCAATTTCATCATCTATTACCTGAGTTTTCTGCGCTTGAAAATGTAGCAATGCCTTTAATGCTTCGTGCAGATAGCCAATTTAAATCGGTAAAAGCGCAAGCTGAATATTTACTTGATCGAGTTGGATTGTCTCATCGTATGGATCATAAGCCAGGGGAGCTTTCAGGTGGTGAGCGCCAACGTGTGGCTTTAGCGCGTGCTTTAGTCACTAAACCAGCGGTTGTTCTGGCTGATGAACCTACAGGTAATTTAGACCGTAAAACAGCTCTAGGTATTTTTGAATTACTGACCGATCTTAAGAAAGAACTCAACATGGCAATGTTAATTGTGACACATGATGAGCATTTAGCTCAGGCTGCTGATTCTATTTTGCACATGCAAGATGGACTCTGGGTGAGTGGTTCTTAA
- the sppA gene encoding signal peptide peptidase SppA: protein MSDWPPKPQNEPIIPKQNGPEWQILEKAVLASVEEQRRSRRWGIFFKTLTFIYLLFIIVLMGKGCSTSKEGSAVSSSSAHLAVVDIIGTIDASSNQAVNSEDTNKALKRAFEASNSKAVALNINSPGGSPVQSDEIWQEIRYLKKQHPDKKVYAVIGDMGASGAYYIASAADEIIVNPSSLVGSIGVIMPNYGITGLAQKLGIEDRTLTAGTNKDILSMTKPIDPAQKQHIQSVLDNVHTHFITAVKEGRGKRLKSNDPAIFSGLFWTGEQAIQLGVADRSGNITSLMRELNLDNKVDYTIERNPLQSILGRMGAQIGQGVSESIAQEVQTSQSAKLQ from the coding sequence ATGTCCGATTGGCCACCAAAACCACAAAATGAACCTATAATCCCTAAACAAAATGGACCAGAATGGCAAATTCTTGAGAAGGCTGTACTTGCTTCAGTAGAAGAGCAACGCCGTAGTCGTCGTTGGGGTATCTTCTTCAAAACATTAACTTTTATTTATCTACTATTTATTATTGTACTTATGGGTAAAGGCTGTTCAACCAGCAAAGAAGGCTCTGCTGTAAGTAGCAGTAGTGCTCATTTAGCGGTGGTAGATATTATTGGAACGATTGATGCTTCAAGCAATCAAGCAGTAAATAGTGAAGATACCAATAAAGCGCTTAAACGTGCTTTTGAAGCCTCAAATAGTAAAGCTGTTGCACTTAATATTAACTCACCTGGCGGTTCTCCAGTTCAGTCTGATGAAATTTGGCAGGAAATTCGTTATTTGAAAAAACAACATCCTGATAAAAAAGTTTATGCTGTTATTGGTGATATGGGTGCATCGGGTGCGTACTATATTGCGTCTGCTGCCGATGAAATTATTGTCAATCCATCAAGTTTAGTGGGTTCAATTGGTGTGATCATGCCTAACTATGGCATTACTGGTTTAGCCCAGAAGCTCGGTATTGAAGACCGTACTTTAACTGCCGGAACGAATAAAGACATTTTAAGTATGACAAAACCGATTGATCCTGCTCAAAAGCAACATATTCAATCTGTTCTTGATAATGTTCATACTCACTTTATTACCGCAGTGAAAGAAGGCCGTGGTAAGCGTTTAAAATCGAATGATCCAGCTATTTTTTCTGGCTTATTCTGGACGGGTGAACAAGCAATTCAATTAGGTGTTGCTGACCGTTCAGGTAATATTACGAGCTTGATGCGTGAACTAAACCTTGATAATAAAGTTGACTACACAATTGAGCGTAACCCACTACAATCCATTTTGGGCCGTATGGGGGCACAAATCGGGCAAGGAGTAAGTGAATCTATTGCTCAAGAGGTGCAGACTAGTCAAAGCGCAAAATTACAATAA
- the comEC gene encoding DNA internalization-related competence protein ComEC/Rec2 produces MLKLILMGWIGGIAFMGIDIPLIMQYGWLGKVLLVIGFIFYIFKRNIFLNHPILKAIYCLVCAISLFTIGHQYAQHALNQRLELRQMQPKTLDIIVYVDHISEEKEDKTQQPVQVLGQSLHPANWLLYLKNQKVISAVDEPKLQLGHYYRISGKTKPAHSYAVAGVFDQEQWFIQRDIMSGFSVQHIEPLSPDEIYQLGYQHHLKEQQKFFNSQKLNIEKLRLKFRLMLQKSPLQNKGLLLALLIGDESLLNDEIRNQFKELGISHLLAISGPHVLIFAIMLSWVLHQLIRRYYPQIYLRQPKQIWAMIPLCSGVLIYTAFVGFEIPALRTLLSVFLFAFLLLIKLPVKPFSLLVYSASLLLLFDPFSVLSAGFWLSYGSCFILLRIYQTIEQAPNLVSTSLLSKIILFGKILIESQGKIFIALCPLMLIFFQQISWVAPFTNIIAVPLLGGVIVPLNIFAACIWLIFNPIGSLLFQINDVLISILLTCFGFLEKLSLPLQGFSLTPLDLVCLSFVIIILFLPRGILPKSWGLICCLPLIIPDKSSQQIQLNIIDVGQGQAIFLQHPQQTWLIDTGGSYDEKAFSIGQNVVIPYLRQKGIKQLDHVILSHLDQDHSGAFPSIAQTFSIKQVISNELWKEQIREPFTYCHQGQKWQYPQLDIEILWPKEKDLNLVSSNQNQYSCVVYIHLKQINGYQNYLIMGDAGWEAEYQLMKEYPDLKVDVLVLGHHGSKHSSAYDFLATLKPKLVVASAGFNNRYGHPSKEVLARVQALHIPFKSTVGQGTLSFVSRNHQMVLYTRRFERTWLHRNL; encoded by the coding sequence ATGTTAAAACTTATTTTAATGGGGTGGATTGGGGGTATTGCATTTATGGGGATAGATATCCCTTTAATAATGCAATATGGGTGGTTAGGTAAAGTCTTGCTTGTTATAGGCTTTATTTTTTATATTTTTAAGAGAAATATTTTCTTAAATCACCCCATATTAAAAGCCATTTACTGTCTAGTCTGTGCTATTAGTCTCTTTACTATAGGACATCAATATGCTCAGCATGCCTTAAATCAAAGATTAGAACTGCGACAAATGCAGCCTAAAACTTTAGATATTATTGTGTATGTAGACCATATAAGTGAAGAAAAAGAAGATAAGACACAGCAACCCGTTCAGGTACTAGGGCAGTCCTTACATCCCGCAAATTGGCTATTATATTTAAAAAATCAAAAAGTAATCTCAGCCGTAGATGAGCCAAAATTACAATTAGGCCATTACTATCGAATTTCTGGTAAAACCAAACCTGCTCATAGTTATGCAGTAGCTGGTGTTTTTGACCAAGAACAATGGTTTATTCAGCGAGACATAATGTCCGGTTTTAGTGTTCAGCATATTGAGCCTTTAAGCCCTGATGAAATTTATCAGTTGGGTTATCAACATCATTTAAAAGAGCAGCAGAAGTTTTTTAATAGCCAAAAATTAAATATAGAAAAATTGCGTCTAAAATTTAGATTGATGCTACAAAAATCTCCTTTGCAAAATAAAGGACTATTATTAGCTTTATTAATAGGGGACGAAAGTCTCTTAAATGATGAGATTAGAAATCAATTTAAGGAATTAGGAATCTCTCATCTATTGGCGATTTCAGGGCCTCATGTACTCATTTTTGCTATCATGTTATCTTGGGTATTACATCAATTAATAAGACGTTATTATCCGCAGATTTATTTGCGTCAACCTAAACAAATATGGGCCATGATTCCATTATGTTCCGGTGTTTTGATTTATACGGCATTTGTTGGTTTTGAAATTCCTGCCTTAAGAACTTTACTCTCAGTATTTTTATTTGCCTTTTTATTATTGATCAAACTACCTGTTAAACCATTTTCACTCTTGGTTTATAGTGCAAGTCTACTTTTACTTTTCGATCCCTTCAGTGTTTTATCCGCAGGTTTTTGGCTGTCTTATGGTTCTTGCTTTATTTTATTACGGATTTATCAAACTATAGAGCAGGCTCCAAATCTTGTTTCAACTAGTCTGTTATCTAAAATCATTCTTTTCGGCAAAATCTTAATTGAATCTCAAGGCAAAATATTTATAGCCCTATGTCCTTTAATGCTTATTTTCTTTCAACAGATTTCATGGGTTGCGCCTTTTACAAATATTATTGCAGTTCCCTTACTTGGAGGAGTGATTGTTCCTTTAAATATTTTTGCTGCTTGTATATGGCTGATTTTTAATCCTATTGGAAGTTTACTTTTTCAAATTAATGATGTTCTGATCAGTATATTACTGACATGTTTTGGCTTTTTAGAGAAGCTATCTCTACCATTACAAGGTTTTAGCCTGACACCACTTGATTTAGTGTGCCTTAGCTTCGTTATTATTATCTTATTTTTACCGCGTGGGATTTTACCCAAATCTTGGGGGCTAATATGCTGTTTACCCTTGATCATTCCAGATAAGTCGTCCCAGCAAATCCAATTAAATATTATAGATGTGGGGCAGGGGCAAGCTATTTTCTTGCAGCACCCGCAGCAGACATGGCTTATCGATACGGGTGGGTCTTATGATGAGAAAGCTTTTAGTATTGGTCAAAATGTGGTGATTCCATATTTACGCCAAAAGGGAATTAAACAACTGGATCATGTCATACTATCTCATCTTGACCAAGATCATAGTGGAGCATTTCCTTCTATTGCTCAGACTTTTTCTATTAAACAAGTCATATCAAATGAATTATGGAAAGAGCAAATTAGAGAACCATTTACTTATTGTCATCAAGGCCAAAAATGGCAATATCCACAATTAGATATTGAAATTCTTTGGCCTAAAGAAAAAGATTTGAACTTAGTTTCTTCAAATCAAAACCAATATTCTTGTGTGGTTTATATTCACTTAAAACAGATAAATGGTTATCAAAATTATTTAATTATGGGTGATGCAGGGTGGGAAGCAGAATATCAACTCATGAAAGAATATCCTGATTTAAAGGTAGATGTTTTGGTATTAGGTCATCATGGAAGTAAACATAGTTCGGCTTATGACTTTTTAGCGACTCTAAAACCAAAGCTTGTTGTTGCTTCTGCTGGCTTTAATAATCGTTATGGTCATCCAAGCAAAGAGGTTTTAGCGAGAGTACAAGCACTTCATATTCCATTTAAAAGCACAGTTGGACAAGGGACATTAAGCTTTGTATCTCGCAATCATCAGATGGTTTTATACACTCGACGTTTCGAGCGTACTTGGCTTCACCGGAATTTGTGA
- the purM gene encoding phosphoribosylformylglycinamidine cyclo-ligase, whose translation MSNSTSTPNTGLSYKDAGVDIEAGDALVDRIKSVAKRTSRPEVMGGLGGFGALCKIPKGYEEPVLVSGTDGVGTKLRLALNLNRHDTIGQDLVAMCVNDLLVCGAEPLFFLDYYATGHLNVDVAANVVTGIGKGCELAGCALVGGETAEMPGMYEGEDYDLAGFAVGVVEQSKIIDGSKVKSGDVLIGVASSGAHSNGYSLLRKILDVKNVDLTQIIDGRPLADVAMEPTRIYVKPVLELCKQVDVHAMAHITGGGLPGNLPRVLPNGAQAVIDESSWEWSELFQLLQREGNVERFEMYRTFNCGVGMVIAVDANDAEKAIEVLNAQGEKAWKIGHIQENAESVEGADEKIRVIFA comes from the coding sequence ATGAGCAACTCAACTTCTACCCCAAATACCGGTTTAAGCTACAAAGATGCGGGTGTTGACATTGAAGCGGGCGACGCACTGGTCGATCGTATCAAGTCAGTCGCTAAACGTACAAGTCGTCCTGAAGTAATGGGCGGTCTTGGTGGCTTTGGTGCACTATGCAAAATTCCTAAAGGTTATGAAGAGCCTGTTTTAGTTTCTGGAACCGACGGTGTAGGAACTAAATTACGTTTGGCACTTAATCTTAATCGTCATGACACAATTGGCCAAGACCTTGTGGCTATGTGTGTAAATGACCTTTTAGTTTGTGGTGCAGAACCATTATTCTTCCTTGATTATTACGCGACTGGTCACTTAAATGTTGACGTTGCTGCAAATGTTGTTACTGGTATTGGTAAAGGTTGTGAACTTGCAGGTTGCGCACTTGTAGGTGGTGAAACCGCAGAAATGCCAGGAATGTATGAAGGCGAAGATTACGATCTTGCTGGTTTTGCCGTTGGTGTTGTTGAACAAAGCAAAATTATTGATGGCTCTAAAGTAAAGTCTGGTGATGTACTTATCGGTGTTGCATCGAGTGGTGCTCACTCTAATGGTTACTCATTACTGCGTAAAATTTTAGACGTTAAAAACGTTGATTTAACTCAAATAATTGATGGTCGTCCTCTTGCTGATGTAGCAATGGAACCAACTCGTATTTATGTAAAACCAGTTCTTGAACTCTGCAAACAAGTTGATGTTCATGCTATGGCACACATTACTGGTGGTGGTTTACCAGGTAACTTACCTCGCGTATTACCAAATGGTGCACAAGCAGTAATTGATGAGTCTTCTTGGGAATGGTCTGAATTATTCCAACTTCTACAACGCGAAGGCAATGTAGAACGCTTTGAAATGTACCGTACTTTTAACTGTGGCGTAGGTATGGTTATTGCTGTTGATGCAAATGATGCTGAAAAAGCAATTGAAGTGCTTAATGCTCAAGGCGAAAAAGCTTGGAAGATTGGACATATCCAAGAAAATGCTGAATCAGTAGAAGGTGCAGACGAAAAAATTCGTGTGATCTTTGCATGA